Below is a genomic region from Leifsonia sp. Root112D2.
GTGGCGGCCACCGTCGTCGTCTCCTCGCCACCGTCGTACACAACGAGGTCGCCGTCGAAGGTGTTCGGGTCGGGCACGACCACGGTGGCGTCGACACCGGCGACCTCGAACTGCGTACGACTCAGCTTGGAATCGAAGCTGAAGATGCTCTGCGCTGTCTGGCCGCCCTCGAACTCGTACAGCGCGCTCACGTGCGTCGGCACCGTCACGTCGAACTGTTCACCGGCACGCGGGCCGGAGCCGATCACCCGAAACGGCTTGGCCTTCGAGGCAGCGGCGGTCACTCGCGAGACCGGTCCGAACAACTGCACGAGCGCCGTGATGTAGTACGGGCCGATGTCGAACATCGGCCCCGCCCCCTCCTGGAACAGGAAGTCGGGGTTCGGATGCCACGCCTCGGGTCCGGGATTCTGCATGAGTGTCAGCGCGGTCAGCGGCGCTCCGATGCCGCCGGCCTCGATGAAGCGGCGGGCCGACTGGATGCCCGCCCCGAGAAAGGTGTCTGGCGCGGTGGCGACTCGCAGGCCCGCCGCGTGTGCGGCGTCCAACAGCCGCCGTCCGCTGTCACGGTCGAGCGCGAAAGGCTTCTCGCTCCACACGTGCTTGCCTGCGGCGAGCACCTGCTCGGCCACCTCGACGTGAACGGCGGGAATGGTGAGGTTGACGACGATCTCGATGTCGGCATCCGCCAGCAGGCTTTCGACCGAACCGGATGCCGCGATGCCGAACTTCTCCGCCTGCGCGCGCGCTCGTTCCTCATCGATGTCCGCGATGAAGCGCACCTCGAGATCGGGGAACGTGGTCAGGTTCTCCAGGTACTGGCTGCTGATGACACCGGCACCGATGACGCCGACGCCGACGCGCCCGGTGCGTGCTGCGGCGCTCATGCGAGGCCTGCAGCGGTGAGGTAGGAGTAGCTGTCTGCGATGGCCTGGAAGCGATCGTCCCGGGAGTCGTCGAGCTCGATCACGCGCAACGCCTTCGGCGCCGCCTCGATGATCGCGCGCACGGGCATGGATCCCTTGCCCACGGCGACCTGATCCTTGTTCTCCCTGGTACCCGGGCCGTCCTTGATGTGCAGGGCGACAACGCGGTCGCCGAGGCGCCCGAGCAGTTCGACCGGGTCGACGCCACCGACCTTGACCCAGTACGTGTCGACCTCGAGCACCACCTCGGGGTCGAGCTGCGCGGCGAATACTTCGAGGGCGTTGGTGCCGTCGATGATGCTCTCCAGCTCGTGGTTGTGGTTGTGGTAACCGACCGTGATGCCGAAGCCTGCGGCGACCTTCGCCGCGGCGTTGAGCTGCGCGGCGATTTCGGCAACGCTTTCTGCAGTCTGCCAGCGCTCGGCTGGCACATACGGGTCGATCACGGTCTGGATGCCGAGTTCACGCGCGGCAGCGAACACCGGCGCGGCATCTTCGCCGATGAAGTGCGCGTGGGTGGTCGGCGCGGTCAGGCCGTTGGCCTTCAGAGCATCGCCCAGGCCCTCGAGACCGGTGAAATTGAACGGCTCCACCTGGGTGAAGCCAAGCTCGGCGATGCGCTTGATGGTGCCGGCCAGGTCTTCGGCGAGCAATTCCCGCACGGTGTAGAGCTGCACGGAAAGATTTGACGAGGTCACGATTCTCCTTGAGTGAGATCGGGGAAGGTCTCCAATTTTGCGCCAACGCGGTTGCGTGACACACCCGTGGACGGGGTTGCATCAATCTAAGCAGACTTCTGTCGACGCACAAGCAAAAGATGAATTATTCATGGCAGATTTCGACTAGAGCGGCCTGATCGTATGATTCAATGCCCTTATGCCCGAGACCGTGACCGCGACCCCAGCCGAGGGCGCGTTGCTCACCCGGGATGCCGCCCGGCTGCTCGAGCTGCTGCGCGAAGGCACGCCGCGCACGCGCTCGGAGCTCGCCGCGCTCACCGGCCTCGCCCGGTCGACGGTGGCCGGCAGGCTGGCCGGGCTGATGGCATCCGGCCTGGTTGTTCACTCGCCGGGCGCGGTCTCGTCGGGCGGACGCCCGCCTGCTCGCGTTGCCTTCAACCCGAACGCGCGCATTCTCATCGCCGTCGATCTGGGCGCGACGCACGGCATCGTCGCCGTTGCCGACCTCGCCGGCAGCATTCTGCACACCGATTCCAGGGCACTGAACATCGCGGAGGGCCCCGAGGCCGTGCTGGACTGGGTCATCGACGCGACGCGCAGGCTGCTGAGGCGAACCGGCAGACCCGCAAGCGATCTCGTGGGCATCGGCGTCGGGCTTCCCGGCCCCGTCGAACACTCCACGGGCATGCCCACGAATCCACCCATCATGCCCGGCTGGGATCGCTTCGACGTGCCCGCCTACATTCGTCGTCGCTTCGATGTGCCCGTGCTCGTGGACAACGACGTGAACGTGCTGGCGCTTGGCGAGCAGGCGACATCCTGGCGGGAGCACAACGATCTGCTGTTCGTGAAGGTCTCGACGGGCATCGGTGCCGGCATCATCAGCGGAGGGCGCCTGCAGCGCGGCGCGCAGGGATCGGCGGGCGATCTCGGTCACGTGCGCGTGCCGTTCACCAGGGACACTCCGCGCCATGGTGACGAGGGAGCGGATCTCGAGGCTCTCGCGAGCGGTCCGGCCATCGCGCGCTGGATCTCCCGGGCGGGTACACCGGCGAGCACGAGCCAGGATGTCGTGGAGCTGGAGC
It encodes:
- a CDS encoding ROK family transcriptional regulator gives rise to the protein MPETVTATPAEGALLTRDAARLLELLREGTPRTRSELAALTGLARSTVAGRLAGLMASGLVVHSPGAVSSGGRPPARVAFNPNARILIAVDLGATHGIVAVADLAGSILHTDSRALNIAEGPEAVLDWVIDATRRLLRRTGRPASDLVGIGVGLPGPVEHSTGMPTNPPIMPGWDRFDVPAYIRRRFDVPVLVDNDVNVLALGEQATSWREHNDLLFVKVSTGIGAGIISGGRLQRGAQGSAGDLGHVRVPFTRDTPRHGDEGADLEALASGPAIARWISRAGTPASTSQDVVELERAGDAATIQAIRQAGRDLGEVLATCVNLLNPSVVVIGGSIARAGEHLLAGVREVVYGQSTPLATQHLTIAPAQAGDTGGVLGAAIMVIQNTLDPDAIPASAGAE
- a CDS encoding Gfo/Idh/MocA family protein, whose translation is MSAAARTGRVGVGVIGAGVISSQYLENLTTFPDLEVRFIADIDEERARAQAEKFGIAASGSVESLLADADIEIVVNLTIPAVHVEVAEQVLAAGKHVWSEKPFALDRDSGRRLLDAAHAAGLRVATAPDTFLGAGIQSARRFIEAGGIGAPLTALTLMQNPGPEAWHPNPDFLFQEGAGPMFDIGPYYITALVQLFGPVSRVTAAASKAKPFRVIGSGPRAGEQFDVTVPTHVSALYEFEGGQTAQSIFSFDSKLSRTQFEVAGVDATVVVPDPNTFDGDLVVYDGGEETTTVAATGVTTTRGTGVAELAQAIRAGRPERASGENAFHVLDVMVSTIESAQSGQPVEVASTTTVAPALPEDWDPRVGTLSA
- a CDS encoding sugar phosphate isomerase/epimerase family protein: MTSSNLSVQLYTVRELLAEDLAGTIKRIAELGFTQVEPFNFTGLEGLGDALKANGLTAPTTHAHFIGEDAAPVFAAARELGIQTVIDPYVPAERWQTAESVAEIAAQLNAAAKVAAGFGITVGYHNHNHELESIIDGTNALEVFAAQLDPEVVLEVDTYWVKVGGVDPVELLGRLGDRVVALHIKDGPGTRENKDQVAVGKGSMPVRAIIEAAPKALRVIELDDSRDDRFQAIADSYSYLTAAGLA